A window from Puniceicoccus vermicola encodes these proteins:
- a CDS encoding alpha/beta hydrolase, whose amino-acid sequence MLSPLYSSQEAEIKPDQFEFYKTVDGKDFDLHIFTPEGHQPSDVRPAIVFFHGGAWRGGNPRSLYPQCRYLADRGMIAISVKYRVRSRDGTSPRECVMDANSAMRWVRANSDQLGINPDRIAAGGSSAGAQMAAATATTTKFNDPGDDPDIDCRPDALVLFNPVIDNGPGPDSFGHYWVADYWEDFSPLHNIDETTPPTIILVGSEDTASKPAACREFQRQMEAHDRRYDLLIYEGQTHGFYLKDPHYEEITNQAMARFLQSIGFIAESPN is encoded by the coding sequence ATGCTCTCCCCCCTCTATTCCTCCCAGGAAGCAGAGATCAAGCCCGACCAATTCGAATTCTACAAGACTGTTGACGGGAAAGATTTCGACCTGCACATCTTTACTCCAGAGGGACACCAACCATCCGACGTCCGCCCGGCCATCGTTTTCTTTCACGGTGGGGCCTGGAGGGGTGGAAATCCAAGGAGCCTTTATCCGCAGTGCCGGTATCTTGCCGACCGTGGCATGATCGCGATCTCGGTCAAATACCGCGTCCGCAGTCGAGATGGCACCTCTCCCCGCGAATGCGTCATGGATGCGAATTCGGCGATGCGCTGGGTCCGGGCGAACTCCGACCAACTGGGAATCAATCCGGATCGAATCGCTGCCGGAGGAAGCTCGGCCGGAGCACAGATGGCAGCAGCCACCGCGACTACCACGAAGTTCAATGACCCCGGAGACGATCCGGATATCGACTGCCGACCCGACGCACTCGTCCTCTTCAACCCGGTTATCGACAACGGCCCGGGGCCCGACAGCTTCGGCCACTACTGGGTGGCCGATTATTGGGAAGACTTTTCCCCTCTCCATAATATCGATGAGACCACGCCTCCCACGATTATTCTGGTCGGATCCGAGGATACCGCGAGCAAACCAGCGGCCTGCCGGGAATTCCAACGCCAAATGGAAGCGCACGACCGACGCTACGACCTGCTGATCTACGAGGGCCAGACTCACGGATTCTATCTCAAAGATCCTCACTACGAGGAGATTACCAATCAAGCGATGGCCCGGTTCCTCCAATCAATCGGATTCATTGCGGAAAGCCCCAATTAA
- a CDS encoding sialate O-acetylesterase, translated as MKSILTFGLALFLATSTSLLADVRLPGIISDHMVLQKGEHVPIWGWASPGESVQVSLGEQKVKTTATENGEWRVDLPLDDLPQGPHTLVVEGNNRVEVDDVVLGEVWLCSGQSNMAFILKHSIGFQREEKLPEDRKLRQFHVTGPIHEFPKEDIRGKWVIANAKSIPRFTAVGYFFGKRLSTELDEPVGLIIASVGGTAVEAWTSRDALAQIPELRVSAEKYHEQYYQIYPGQLERFANEWNQWIESYDRQVDTTQDPERFTNPGSNDWDPIELPGSIAPSGDAVAGVVWLRRTVQIEDPSASHWWVLELGDASGLCDIYWNGHKIRTADVEDISQQKYPLRGNIPNKWILEGDNQLVVCMYQPREGFSIGGELKRFRLSYGNTSQSLQGTWEVKTEVLLPPLSEKARNDFPKIPAQPQTAAKNLPSGWFNSKIAPIIPFGIRGVIWYQGESNAGRAYQYRESFPLMIQDWRTRWGLGEFPFYWAQLANYGQKSETPEESNWAELREAQTLALRLPNTGQAILTDLGESRDIHPRNKQDVGERLAMIALAKDYGRDISYSGPRYQDMKIEEDRIRLTFDDVDGGLVAQEIPDTYVVQSRTDSTASLVRNRPDSELEGFAICGPDREWYWADATIDGNSVIVQSPEVSQPVAVRYNWADNPSGNLYNQAGLPAHPFRTDDFPLTTEKAKY; from the coding sequence ATGAAAAGTATCCTCACCTTCGGACTCGCCCTCTTCCTAGCCACTAGCACCAGTCTGCTGGCCGATGTCAGACTTCCCGGCATCATTTCGGACCATATGGTTTTACAGAAGGGCGAACATGTGCCCATCTGGGGCTGGGCCAGCCCCGGAGAGAGTGTACAGGTTTCCTTAGGCGAGCAGAAGGTCAAAACGACCGCCACGGAGAACGGAGAATGGCGGGTGGACCTGCCCTTAGACGACCTTCCCCAAGGGCCGCATACCCTAGTGGTGGAAGGCAACAACCGGGTGGAAGTCGACGACGTCGTTCTCGGCGAGGTCTGGCTCTGCTCGGGCCAATCGAATATGGCCTTTATCCTCAAACATAGTATCGGATTCCAAAGAGAAGAGAAACTGCCGGAGGATCGCAAACTGCGTCAGTTCCATGTCACTGGTCCCATCCACGAATTTCCCAAGGAGGATATTCGCGGGAAATGGGTTATTGCGAATGCCAAATCGATTCCCCGGTTCACCGCAGTCGGCTACTTTTTTGGAAAGCGCCTCTCCACGGAACTCGACGAACCAGTAGGTCTGATCATCGCCTCGGTTGGAGGCACTGCCGTCGAAGCCTGGACCAGCCGGGATGCCTTGGCACAAATCCCGGAGCTCAGAGTGTCCGCGGAGAAGTATCACGAACAATACTACCAAATCTATCCGGGACAACTGGAGCGCTTCGCAAATGAATGGAACCAATGGATCGAATCCTATGATCGCCAGGTCGACACAACCCAAGATCCGGAACGGTTCACAAACCCGGGTTCAAATGATTGGGATCCGATCGAACTGCCAGGCTCCATCGCCCCCTCCGGAGATGCTGTCGCCGGAGTCGTTTGGCTACGCCGTACGGTCCAGATAGAAGACCCGTCTGCGAGCCATTGGTGGGTTCTGGAACTCGGGGATGCGAGCGGTCTTTGCGACATCTATTGGAACGGTCACAAAATCCGGACGGCCGATGTGGAGGACATTTCCCAACAAAAGTATCCGCTCCGCGGCAATATCCCGAATAAATGGATTTTGGAAGGCGACAACCAACTCGTCGTCTGCATGTACCAGCCACGGGAAGGTTTCTCGATTGGAGGTGAGCTCAAGCGTTTTCGCCTTTCCTATGGGAACACGTCACAATCGTTACAGGGAACCTGGGAGGTAAAAACCGAGGTTCTTCTTCCTCCTCTGAGCGAGAAAGCTCGCAACGACTTTCCCAAGATCCCTGCACAACCCCAAACCGCCGCAAAAAATCTGCCTTCCGGCTGGTTCAACAGCAAGATCGCCCCCATCATTCCTTTCGGGATACGAGGAGTGATCTGGTATCAGGGAGAATCGAACGCTGGCCGCGCCTACCAATACCGGGAAAGTTTCCCCCTCATGATCCAAGACTGGCGGACTCGCTGGGGGCTCGGCGAATTCCCGTTCTATTGGGCTCAATTGGCAAACTACGGACAAAAATCGGAAACTCCGGAAGAGAGCAACTGGGCCGAACTTCGGGAAGCACAGACTCTCGCGCTACGGCTTCCCAATACGGGACAGGCCATTCTCACGGATCTCGGCGAATCTCGAGACATTCATCCACGTAACAAGCAGGATGTCGGGGAGCGCCTGGCGATGATCGCTCTTGCCAAAGACTACGGACGAGACATCTCCTATTCCGGTCCGCGCTACCAGGATATGAAGATTGAGGAGGACCGGATCCGCCTCACCTTTGACGACGTCGACGGCGGCTTGGTGGCCCAAGAAATTCCCGACACTTATGTGGTGCAATCACGCACAGATTCGACCGCCTCACTGGTACGAAACCGTCCGGACAGCGAACTCGAAGGATTTGCGATCTGCGGTCCTGACAGAGAATGGTATTGGGCCGATGCGACCATCGACGGCAATTCCGTCATCGTCCAATCCCCAGAGGTGAGCCAACCAGTCGCCGTTCGCTACAATTGGGCTGACAACCCGAGTGGCAATCTCTACAACCAAGCAGGCCTCCCCGCCCACCCGTTCCGGACGGACGACTTTCCGCTCACAACGGAAAAGGCGAAATACTAA